The following DNA comes from Occultella kanbiaonis.
TCTTGATCTCCAGGGTCGTGTACCCGACGCCGGCCGGCAGCGTCGAGTGCACCGCGCAGCCACAGGCCGAGTCCAGCAAGGTGGCGGCGAAGCCGGCGTGGACAGATCCGATCGGGTTGTAGTGCGAGTCGTCCGGGATGCCGGTGAGCACCACGTCGCCCTCGGCGACGGAGACGAAGCCCATGCCCACGTGGGCCGCGATCGGCGGCGGCGGCACGACGCCGTCGATCACCGCCTGCAACTGCTCAAGCCCGGTCCGCTGGAACGCGCGGGCGACCTGGGGCAGCGGGTCGCGGTAGTGCAACGTCCTGGTCCGTTCGGCCTCGGCGGTCATCGTTCCACTCCTTCGTCGCACCCGGATCGCCGACCCTGTCGATTGCTCGGTCGGCCTCGCCACCGTACCGTCGGAGCCAGCGATGACCGCCGATCTGGGAGCCATGGACATGAGCGATGACTGGGTGGCGCCACCCGTGCACGACGACGACCTCGTGCGCGCGAACACCGGGCACGGCTGGCAGGAGTGGGTCCGCCTCCTCGACTCCGGCCCGGGCCGTGCGGCCGGCCACACCGAACAGGCCCGCTGGGTGCGCGAGGAGCACGGCGTCGACGGCTGGTGGGCGCAGAGCGTCGTCGTCGGCTACGAACGGATCGTCGGGATCCGGCTGCCCGGCCAGCGGGCGGACGGCACCTTCACGGTGTCCCGGTCCCGCCTCCTCGATGCCGATGCCGGCAGCTGGCGGGCCCGACTGCTCGACGACGGAGCCCGAGCCACGCTCTTCGCGCCGCCGACCACGTCGCTGCGCTCGAAGCCGGACGCACGAAGCCTGCGCTTCGACCTCGCCGACGGCGCCGACTCGCTCGGCATCATCGCGGTCGCGCTCGACCCGG
Coding sequences within:
- a CDS encoding PaaI family thioesterase → MTAEAERTRTLHYRDPLPQVARAFQRTGLEQLQAVIDGVVPPPPIAAHVGMGFVSVAEGDVVLTGIPDDSHYNPIGSVHAGFAATLLDSACGCAVHSTLPAGVGYTTLEIKISLLRSISAETGPVTAHGWVTKPGRRAAFAEADLRDARGRVLATASSSCLIVAP
- a CDS encoding DUF4287 domain-containing protein, which translates into the protein MTADLGAMDMSDDWVAPPVHDDDLVRANTGHGWQEWVRLLDSGPGRAAGHTEQARWVREEHGVDGWWAQSVVVGYERIVGIRLPGQRADGTFTVSRSRLLDADAGSWRARLLDDGARATLFAPPTTSLRSKPDARSLRFDLADGADSLGIIAVALDPVAERVRLTLTHEKLPDAAAAERWKDRWAEWVADLGTE